From the Nodularia sphaerocarpa UHCC 0038 genome, the window ACTTTCTGCTATCCAACCACCCCTTTCTTGTATTTCGTAACTGGAATTTTTGAGCAAGTCTGATGATATGTCATTATCCCAAAATAAACTCATGAGGGTGTGGTGATTTCCCGCTTGAAAATTAACTACTTTATCCCAATTTTTTGGTAATTCTAACCAGCTAACTTTAAATCTTCCTGCGCCACTAGAACGTTCTCCGCCAATTCCTTCTTCTCCTAAAAGATGTAATGCAGCTTGGAGTTTATCGGCTAATTTTTCACCTTCTGGAGAGAGTTCTAAGAGAAAGTATAAACCTGCGGGGTTTTTCTCCCAATCAAATTGAACAAAGCCTGTATGATAAATATTTGTCGCTCTGGTATTTCTATCTATGGCTATTTTGGGTAGTTGTTGAATTTTGCAAGCTTTGCTGTAGTCAAATGTTCCTGCTTTTGCTAGTTTTCCTTGGGTTTTATCGGAGATATGTTTTTCTAATTCCTTAGCATCATCGATGGTGAATCCTGTTCCTTGATACCATCTTTCCCAAATTTCTAAGGGTAAATAGTTGAGTTTTTTGTAGGCTTTGAAAAATGCTAAATCATCATCTGGGTAGTTGATGGGAAATTTCAGGGGACGGGGAAGATAGTAAATTGTATTTTCCCCCACTTGTCGATATATAAATGTAGAACT encodes:
- the csm4 gene encoding type III-A CRISPR-associated RAMP protein Csm4 — translated: MSVWKLVKLNFERNLAHFGEVGIGMEETSDRIRSDSLFSAWVSNYARLFKKEGVEELLQLFPTDKQPQLIPPFCISSTFIYRQVGENTIYYLPRPLKFPINYPDDDLAFFKAYKKLNYLPLEIWERWYQGTGFTIDDAKELEKHISDKTQGKLAKAGTFDYSKACKIQQLPKIAIDRNTRATNIYHTGFVQFDWEKNPAGLYFLLELSPEGEKLADKLQAALHLLGEEGIGGERSSGAGRFKVSWLELPKNWDKVVNFQAGNHHTLMSLFWDNDISSDLLKNSSYEIQERGGWIAESQLRRQMVRMFSEGSVFSAPPQGKLVDVKPKEFTKHSIYRSGLSLSLPIKVQGK